From Hymenobacter sedentarius, a single genomic window includes:
- a CDS encoding outer membrane beta-barrel protein — translation MPASRFALCGLLLSVSLGGRAQSADPDPKPAYRLYGDLAAYSSYFLPLGNHSGTGFGLPLQATLGYQLRPRLAVQVGVAYRAASGNSEGTILDNGSSRAYANDYRNTNLSVSALGRYTLTRNPAHRFQFDVLGGMTLERHTFRGTGFYPDYDQPTGSVEFNRSSSNNRYLLTAGASVRYQLSPRFELLYTGTVNTDIRSFQQLTTSSALGLRYRFGRR, via the coding sequence ATGCCAGCCTCCCGATTTGCCCTCTGCGGGCTCTTGCTAAGCGTGTCCCTCGGGGGCCGTGCCCAAAGTGCGGACCCCGACCCCAAGCCGGCTTATCGGCTGTATGGGGATTTAGCCGCCTACAGCAGTTATTTTCTGCCACTGGGCAACCACTCGGGCACCGGGTTTGGCTTGCCCTTGCAAGCCACGTTGGGCTACCAATTGCGTCCCCGGCTGGCGGTGCAGGTAGGAGTGGCGTACCGCGCGGCCTCGGGCAACAGCGAGGGAACCATTCTAGACAACGGCAGCTCCCGGGCCTATGCCAACGATTACCGCAACACGAATTTGTCGGTGTCGGCCCTGGGCCGCTACACCCTCACGCGCAACCCGGCCCACCGGTTTCAGTTCGACGTGTTGGGCGGCATGACGCTGGAGCGCCACACGTTCCGGGGCACCGGGTTTTACCCCGATTACGACCAGCCCACCGGCTCCGTGGAATTCAACCGAAGCTCGAGCAACAACCGCTACCTGCTCACCGCCGGCGCCAGCGTGCGCTACCAGCTCAGCCCGCGCTTCGAGCTGCTGTACACCGGCACCGTGAACACCGACATCCGGAGCTTTCAGCAATTGACCACCTCCTCGGCCCTGGGCCTGCGTTACCGCTTCGGCCGCCGCTGA
- a CDS encoding BLUF domain-containing protein, protein MHYIVYTSTTSLPLTEAELSRLLVHWRANNARLGATGVLLYSEGHIMQVLEGAAETVHALFGTIETDIRHRGVTKLADGPVPERAFADWSMRFRAMDLADYNRFVHRMKAAPNHASSLAPLLEVFMGPQAW, encoded by the coding sequence ATGCATTACATCGTCTATACCAGCACGACCAGCCTTCCGCTTACCGAAGCAGAATTGAGCCGGCTGCTGGTTCATTGGCGCGCAAATAATGCCCGCCTGGGCGCGACCGGGGTGCTGCTCTACAGCGAGGGCCACATTATGCAAGTGCTGGAAGGAGCTGCCGAAACGGTGCACGCCCTGTTTGGCACCATCGAAACCGATATTCGGCACCGGGGCGTGACCAAACTAGCCGACGGACCCGTGCCGGAACGCGCCTTTGCCGACTGGTCGATGCGGTTTCGGGCCATGGACCTGGCCGATTACAACCGCTTTGTGCATCGCATGAAAGCAGCTCCTAACCACGCTAGCAGCTTAGCTCCGCTGCTGGAAGTATTTATGGGTCCTCAAGCCTGGTAG
- a CDS encoding M13 family metallopeptidase gives MQQFSFVRRAALSAAVLGLVAGTAQAQTKIKTKSSAGKEKVSVATSGQSGVGITLANLDRTVAPCDDFYRFANGNWMKNNPIPASETGWGGFNQLRNRNRDVARGILEKVAADRTAKPGSNAQKVGDFYAAAMDSVAVERAGLKYLQPRLDKINAIQDVAGIQRYLADPKNYGKGWYGLSVGQDPKNSSVYAVQMRQGGLTLADRDYYLKDDARSKAIRAAYRTYQINTFKLLGDDQATAEKNADAVTRMETRMAKASRDRVALRDRDKNYNKMTVAQVATEFPNLDIPQRLKESGLSGAKEIIVGQPDYLKEANAMIKEEPVADQKQYLRWHLVEGVTAALPKAFVDEDFRFTQVLTGAKQPQARWKRAFAATDGALGEAFGQLYVDQDFSPAAKARAKQMVENMRVTYAERIMATEWMSAATKAEALKKLNAFVVKIGYPDKWKDYSKLTISRESALNNLFAVAEFNTNDNLSKYGQPVDRSVWGMTPPTVNAYYNASLNEIVFPAGILQPPFYDPKADDAVNYGGIGAVIGHEMTHGFDDQGRKVDSQGNLRDWWTKEDGEKFMAKADVVGKQYDAFTPLDSVHVNGKLTMGENLADLGGLTIAYAAFMKTPQAKSGKTIDGFTPEQRFFLSWAQIWRINQRPETTRQLVQTDPHSPGQFRTIGPLQNFPEFHKAFGCKEGDKMVRPTTDRAKIW, from the coding sequence ATGCAGCAATTTTCTTTTGTGCGGCGCGCGGCCCTTTCGGCGGCAGTGCTGGGCTTGGTAGCCGGCACGGCCCAGGCCCAAACCAAGATTAAAACCAAGTCCAGCGCGGGCAAGGAAAAAGTGTCGGTTGCTACCTCTGGCCAATCGGGTGTCGGTATCACGCTAGCCAACCTGGACCGTACGGTAGCGCCCTGCGACGACTTCTACCGGTTTGCCAACGGCAACTGGATGAAGAACAACCCCATTCCCGCGTCTGAAACCGGCTGGGGTGGGTTCAACCAGCTTCGCAACCGCAACCGCGACGTGGCCCGGGGCATTCTGGAGAAAGTAGCCGCCGACCGCACCGCCAAGCCCGGCTCGAATGCGCAGAAAGTGGGCGACTTCTACGCCGCTGCCATGGACAGCGTGGCCGTGGAGCGCGCGGGCCTGAAGTACCTGCAGCCCCGTCTGGATAAGATTAACGCCATCCAAGACGTGGCTGGCATTCAGCGATACTTGGCCGACCCCAAAAACTACGGCAAAGGCTGGTATGGCCTCAGCGTAGGGCAGGACCCCAAGAACAGCAGCGTGTATGCCGTGCAGATGCGGCAGGGCGGCCTGACGCTGGCCGACCGCGACTATTACCTGAAGGACGACGCCCGTTCGAAAGCCATTCGCGCGGCCTACCGTACCTACCAAATCAACACATTCAAGCTGCTGGGCGATGACCAGGCCACGGCCGAGAAAAACGCAGATGCCGTGACGCGTATGGAGACGCGCATGGCCAAAGCCAGCCGCGACCGGGTGGCGCTCCGCGACCGCGACAAGAACTACAACAAAATGACCGTGGCCCAGGTGGCCACCGAATTCCCCAACCTCGACATTCCGCAGCGCTTAAAAGAAAGCGGCTTGAGCGGAGCCAAGGAAATCATTGTGGGCCAGCCCGACTACCTGAAGGAGGCCAATGCTATGATTAAGGAGGAGCCCGTGGCCGACCAGAAGCAGTACCTGCGCTGGCACCTGGTGGAAGGCGTGACGGCGGCCTTGCCAAAGGCCTTTGTGGACGAGGACTTCCGCTTCACGCAAGTGCTGACCGGTGCCAAGCAGCCACAGGCTCGCTGGAAGCGTGCCTTTGCCGCCACCGACGGCGCCCTGGGCGAAGCTTTTGGCCAGCTGTACGTGGACCAGGACTTTAGCCCCGCTGCCAAAGCCCGTGCCAAGCAAATGGTGGAGAACATGCGTGTGACATATGCCGAGCGCATTATGGCCACGGAGTGGATGAGCGCGGCCACCAAAGCCGAGGCCCTGAAAAAGCTCAATGCTTTTGTGGTGAAAATCGGTTACCCCGACAAGTGGAAGGACTACTCCAAGCTGACCATCAGCCGCGAAAGCGCCCTGAATAACTTGTTTGCAGTGGCAGAGTTTAACACCAACGACAACCTGAGCAAATACGGCCAGCCCGTCGACCGCAGCGTGTGGGGCATGACCCCGCCCACGGTGAACGCCTACTACAATGCTAGCTTGAACGAGATTGTGTTCCCGGCCGGCATTTTGCAGCCCCCGTTCTACGATCCCAAGGCGGACGACGCGGTGAACTACGGCGGCATCGGCGCCGTGATTGGCCACGAAATGACCCACGGCTTCGACGACCAGGGCCGCAAGGTGGACTCGCAGGGCAACCTGCGCGACTGGTGGACCAAGGAAGACGGCGAGAAGTTCATGGCCAAAGCCGATGTGGTGGGCAAGCAGTACGACGCCTTCACACCCCTGGACTCGGTGCACGTCAACGGCAAGCTCACGATGGGCGAGAACCTGGCCGACCTCGGCGGTTTGACCATTGCCTACGCGGCTTTCATGAAAACTCCCCAGGCCAAATCCGGTAAAACCATCGATGGTTTCACGCCCGAGCAGCGCTTCTTCCTGAGCTGGGCGCAAATCTGGCGCATCAACCAGCGCCCCGAAACCACCCGCCAGCTGGTGCAAACCGACCCGCACTCGCCCGGTCAGTTCCGCACCATTGGGCCGCTGCAGAACTTCCCGGAGTTCCACAAAGCTTTCGGTTGCAAAGAGGGCGACAAGATGGTGCGCCCCACCACCGACCGCGCCAAAATCTGGTAA
- a CDS encoding M13 family metallopeptidase produces the protein MATTAAVAQTTKSAPASKGVGINIANIDPTVKPCEDFFHFASGNWLKNNPIPASESQWGSFHELFNSNQATLRTILEDAARNASKATKGTNAQKVGDFYASAMDSAAIEAAGLKFLQPHLSRIAAIKDLGEMQRFLADPKAHAGSVWYGFGVGQDEKISTQYAVQMNQGGLTLPDRDYYLKDDGRSKTIRTAYDTYLVNTFKLLGDDEATAKANAAAVLRIETRLAKASKSRVDLRDPIANYNKMTVAQANAAFPNLNLPLTLKQNGLGAAKEIIVGQPEFLKEASAMLKEAPIADQKQYLRWHLVSSVTGALPKAFGDDAFRFSQVQSGAKQQQPRWKRMQASTDGALGEAFGQLYVDKAFSPAAKARAKQMIENLRTAYAERIKATDWMSAATKAEALKKLNAFAVKIGYPDKWKDYSKLTISRESYLNNLLAAREWASDYEVGHFGKPINRGEWGMTPPTVNAYYNPPMNEIVFPAGILQPPFYDPKADDAVNYGGIGAVIGHEMTHGFDDQGRQYDAKGNLRDWWTKEDAEKFTTRAAVVGKQFDAFSPLDSVHVNGQLTMGENLADLGGLTIAYAAFMKTPQAKAGKAIDGYTPEQRFFLNWAQVWHSNTRPEALRQRIQVDPHAPDQYRTIGPLQNMPEFYKAFNCQDGNKMMRAQADRAKIW, from the coding sequence ATGGCTACCACGGCAGCGGTGGCCCAAACCACCAAGTCTGCGCCTGCTTCCAAAGGCGTGGGCATCAACATTGCCAACATCGACCCGACGGTGAAGCCCTGCGAGGACTTCTTCCACTTTGCTTCGGGCAACTGGCTCAAGAACAATCCCATCCCGGCTTCCGAAAGCCAGTGGGGCTCATTCCACGAGCTTTTTAATTCCAACCAGGCCACCCTGCGCACCATCCTGGAAGACGCGGCCCGCAACGCCTCCAAAGCCACCAAAGGCACCAACGCGCAAAAAGTAGGCGACTTCTACGCCTCAGCCATGGACTCGGCCGCCATCGAAGCCGCTGGCCTCAAGTTCCTGCAGCCCCACCTCAGCCGCATCGCGGCCATCAAGGACCTGGGCGAAATGCAGCGTTTCCTGGCCGACCCCAAGGCGCACGCGGGCAGCGTGTGGTACGGGTTTGGCGTGGGCCAGGACGAGAAAATCAGCACGCAGTACGCCGTGCAGATGAACCAGGGTGGTCTCACGCTGCCCGACCGCGACTACTACCTGAAGGACGACGGCCGCTCGAAAACCATCCGCACGGCCTACGATACCTACCTCGTCAACACCTTCAAGCTGCTCGGCGACGACGAGGCCACGGCCAAGGCGAACGCCGCTGCGGTGCTGCGCATCGAAACGCGCCTGGCCAAGGCCAGCAAGAGCCGCGTGGACTTGCGCGACCCCATTGCCAACTATAATAAAATGACGGTGGCCCAGGCCAACGCCGCCTTCCCCAACCTGAACCTGCCGCTTACGCTAAAGCAAAACGGCCTGGGGGCGGCCAAGGAAATCATTGTGGGCCAGCCTGAATTCCTGAAGGAAGCCAGTGCCATGCTCAAGGAGGCCCCCATTGCCGACCAGAAGCAGTACCTGCGCTGGCATTTGGTGAGCAGCGTAACTGGCGCCCTGCCCAAAGCCTTCGGCGATGACGCCTTCCGCTTCTCGCAAGTGCAAAGCGGCGCCAAGCAGCAGCAGCCCCGCTGGAAGCGCATGCAGGCCTCGACGGACGGCGCCCTGGGCGAAGCCTTCGGCCAACTGTACGTCGACAAAGCCTTCTCGCCCGCTGCCAAGGCCCGCGCCAAGCAGATGATTGAGAACCTGCGCACGGCCTACGCCGAGCGCATCAAAGCCACGGACTGGATGAGCGCCGCCACCAAAGCCGAGGCATTGAAGAAGCTCAACGCCTTCGCCGTAAAAATCGGCTACCCCGATAAGTGGAAAGACTACTCCAAGCTGACCATCAGCCGCGAATCGTACCTCAACAACCTGCTGGCCGCCCGCGAGTGGGCCAGTGACTACGAAGTAGGGCACTTCGGCAAGCCGATAAACCGCGGCGAGTGGGGCATGACCCCGCCCACGGTGAACGCCTACTACAACCCGCCAATGAACGAGATTGTGTTCCCGGCCGGCATCCTGCAGCCGCCCTTCTACGACCCCAAGGCCGACGACGCGGTGAACTACGGCGGCATCGGCGCCGTGATTGGCCACGAAATGACCCACGGCTTTGATGACCAGGGCCGGCAGTACGACGCCAAAGGCAACCTGCGCGACTGGTGGACCAAGGAAGATGCCGAGAAGTTTACCACCCGCGCCGCGGTGGTGGGCAAGCAGTTCGATGCCTTCTCGCCCCTGGACTCGGTGCACGTAAACGGCCAGCTGACCATGGGCGAGAACCTGGCCGACCTCGGTGGCCTCACCATTGCCTACGCCGCTTTCATGAAGACGCCCCAGGCCAAGGCCGGCAAGGCCATTGACGGCTACACGCCCGAGCAGCGCTTCTTTCTGAACTGGGCCCAGGTGTGGCACAGCAACACCCGCCCCGAAGCCCTGCGCCAACGCATACAAGTTGACCCGCACGCGCCCGACCAGTACCGCACCATCGGCCCGTTGCAGAACATGCCCGAGTTCTACAAAGCGTTCAACTGCCAGGACGGCAACAAGATGATGCGGGCGCAGGCCGACCGTGCCAAAATCTGGTAG
- the xseA gene encoding exodeoxyribonuclease VII large subunit, with the protein MPLYNRRPELPPILPPAPLGLADLLGRVRQALQQQLADSYWVVAEVAELTVPRFAGAHCYLTLTEQTTDGRGVPVKAQARATLWSQRYQQLAPAFERHTGQPLRPGLKLLLRVQVRFHEQYGLSLDVVAIDPSYTVGELALLRLRTLRLLEEKGLLERQKLLTLPLAPQRLAVISSPTAAGFQDFVQQLDEAPFDFAVTLFPAMMQGDEAPASIRAALDGVRARRSQFDAVVLIRGGGSRTDLLAFDEYGLAAAVGAFPLPVLTGIGHERDEALVDLTAHRSLKTPTAVAAFLVERLARLEAALLGYGEQVVALARRQLSQRHARLDQLSGRSRYAAHRQVDAAREALHQRARQAAQGPREQLRQLGQHLVRFRHQLPRAARRALAREQRGLRQRGRALLGRFIRHHRRRREDVLRRRFRLQLALERHLHRAELRLCQLTGIKEQRIVRQAPAKPTTDNR; encoded by the coding sequence ATGCCGCTTTACAACCGCCGCCCCGAGCTCCCGCCCATTCTGCCGCCGGCTCCGCTGGGCCTGGCCGACTTGCTCGGGCGGGTGCGCCAGGCGCTGCAGCAGCAGCTCGCCGATTCGTACTGGGTAGTGGCCGAAGTAGCCGAGCTCACCGTGCCCCGGTTTGCGGGCGCGCACTGCTACCTCACCCTCACGGAGCAAACCACCGACGGCCGCGGCGTGCCCGTGAAGGCCCAGGCCCGCGCCACGCTCTGGAGCCAGCGCTACCAGCAGCTGGCCCCGGCTTTTGAGCGGCACACCGGCCAGCCCCTGCGCCCTGGCCTGAAGCTGCTGCTGCGGGTGCAGGTGCGCTTTCACGAGCAATACGGCCTGAGCCTCGACGTGGTGGCCATCGACCCCAGCTACACCGTGGGCGAGCTGGCCTTGCTGCGGCTGCGCACCCTGCGGCTGCTGGAAGAAAAAGGCCTGCTGGAGCGCCAGAAGCTGCTCACGCTGCCGCTGGCCCCGCAGCGCCTGGCGGTTATCTCGTCGCCCACAGCGGCGGGCTTCCAGGATTTTGTGCAGCAGCTGGACGAAGCGCCTTTTGACTTTGCCGTCACCCTGTTTCCTGCCATGATGCAGGGCGACGAGGCCCCGGCCAGCATTCGGGCGGCGCTGGACGGTGTGCGCGCCCGCCGCAGCCAGTTCGATGCCGTGGTGCTTATCCGCGGCGGAGGCAGCCGCACCGATTTGCTGGCCTTTGATGAATATGGCCTGGCCGCCGCCGTGGGCGCGTTTCCGCTGCCGGTGCTCACCGGCATAGGGCACGAGCGCGACGAAGCCCTGGTGGACCTCACCGCCCACCGCTCCCTCAAAACCCCCACCGCCGTGGCGGCTTTCCTGGTCGAGCGCCTGGCCCGCCTCGAAGCGGCCCTGCTGGGCTACGGCGAGCAGGTGGTTGCGCTGGCCCGGCGGCAGCTCAGCCAGCGCCACGCCCGCCTCGACCAGCTCAGCGGCCGCAGCCGCTACGCCGCCCACCGGCAGGTAGATGCTGCCCGCGAGGCTCTGCACCAGCGCGCTCGCCAGGCCGCCCAGGGCCCGCGCGAGCAGCTGCGGCAGCTGGGCCAGCACCTGGTCCGCTTCCGGCACCAGCTCCCGCGGGCCGCGCGCCGCGCCCTGGCCCGCGAGCAGCGCGGCCTGCGCCAGCGCGGCCGGGCGCTGCTTGGGCGCTTTATCCGCCACCACCGGCGGCGGCGCGAAGACGTATTGCGGCGGCGCTTCCGGCTGCAGCTGGCCCTGGAGCGCCACTTGCACCGCGCCGAGCTGCGCCTGTGTCAGTTAACGGGTATTAAGGAACAGCGAATAGTGCGCCAGGCGCCCGCCAAACCAACAACTGACAATCGTTAA
- the xseB gene encoding exodeoxyribonuclease VII small subunit: protein MTYREAIEELETILRALETDAVDVDDLTARVERSAELIRLCRHKLRHAEASLDRVFDTLDDEDEADELLDEEEEDEEEADDEEPEEEDEHDDLAGGPGRGW from the coding sequence ATGACCTACCGCGAAGCCATTGAGGAACTGGAAACCATCCTCCGCGCCCTTGAAACCGATGCCGTGGACGTGGACGACCTCACCGCCCGCGTCGAACGTTCCGCGGAGCTGATTCGGCTCTGCCGCCACAAGCTGCGCCACGCCGAAGCATCGCTCGACCGCGTATTCGATACCCTCGACGATGAAGATGAAGCCGACGAGCTGCTTGACGAGGAAGAGGAAGACGAGGAGGAAGCCGACGACGAAGAACCAGAGGAAGAGGACGAGCACGACGACCTGGCGGGCGGCCCGGGCCGGGGCTGGTAA
- a CDS encoding sensor histidine kinase → MLLLTPTLLLLVLGLVWFVVRYQRAQMRQHQELAQMQEAAQQQALAAALVAQEDERQRIAGELHDGVGTILALAKLHLFAPGSPPAPEASALIDQAVAEVRRISRNLQPATLQQLGLAQALRALVQAVPTESGPEVRLEQEGPLGRLIPPHELMVYRIAQELLTNGLVHADALHILLRVAAVPGLLTLTYSDDGQGFDLAALEELPPPGPHGQPVGMGLINLRSRVAVLGGQLHYHSEPGVGTRVEAVLPVTLLPAGTPSPTFTLNS, encoded by the coding sequence TTGCTGCTTCTCACTCCTACATTGCTCTTGCTGGTGCTTGGGCTGGTGTGGTTTGTGGTGCGCTACCAGCGAGCGCAGATGCGGCAGCACCAGGAGCTGGCCCAGATGCAGGAAGCCGCCCAGCAACAGGCGCTGGCCGCGGCGCTGGTCGCGCAGGAAGACGAACGCCAACGCATTGCGGGGGAACTGCACGACGGCGTGGGGACCATCCTGGCCCTGGCCAAGCTGCACCTGTTTGCCCCGGGCAGCCCGCCCGCGCCCGAAGCCAGCGCGCTGATAGACCAGGCCGTGGCCGAGGTGCGGCGCATCTCGCGCAACCTGCAGCCGGCCACGCTTCAGCAGCTGGGCCTGGCCCAGGCGCTCCGGGCTTTGGTGCAGGCCGTGCCCACCGAGAGCGGCCCCGAAGTGCGCCTGGAGCAGGAAGGCCCCCTAGGCCGGCTCATCCCGCCCCACGAGCTGATGGTGTACCGCATAGCCCAGGAGCTGCTCACCAACGGGCTGGTGCACGCCGATGCCTTGCACATTTTGCTGCGCGTGGCCGCCGTGCCCGGCCTGCTCACCCTCACGTACTCCGACGACGGCCAGGGTTTTGATTTGGCCGCCCTCGAGGAACTGCCCCCGCCCGGCCCCCACGGCCAGCCCGTGGGCATGGGCCTTATCAACCTGCGCAGCCGCGTGGCCGTGCTCGGCGGCCAGCTCCACTATCATTCTGAGCCCGGCGTGGGTACCCGCGTCGAGGCTGTTTTACCGGTTACGCTCTTGCCCGCTGGCACACCCAGCCCCACTTTTACGTTAAACTCATGA
- a CDS encoding response regulator, with protein MTFNNAPAAGAVPVRLAIVDDHILFRKGLRALLSGYAGIEVVCEAGNGQELLELLDQGSSPNVVLMDMQMPILDGLQTTRLLRTQFPAVRVVIISMHDDPSLVSTVLAEGAHSYLVKNTSPEEMRSAVLAAAAAGKRD; from the coding sequence ATGACCTTCAACAACGCTCCCGCGGCCGGTGCGGTCCCCGTGCGGCTGGCCATCGTCGACGACCATATCCTGTTTCGCAAGGGCCTGCGGGCGTTGCTGAGCGGCTACGCGGGCATCGAAGTGGTGTGCGAAGCCGGCAATGGCCAGGAGCTGCTCGAGCTTCTGGACCAGGGGAGCAGCCCCAACGTGGTGCTGATGGACATGCAAATGCCCATCCTCGACGGCCTGCAAACCACCCGGCTGCTGCGCACCCAGTTTCCGGCGGTGCGGGTGGTCATCATTTCCATGCACGACGACCCCTCCCTGGTGAGCACCGTGCTGGCCGAGGGCGCCCACAGCTACTTGGTAAAAAACACCTCGCCAGAAGAAATGCGCAGCGCGGTACTCGCCGCCGCAGCCGCTGGTAAAAGAGACTAG
- a CDS encoding MGMT family protein, which translates to MKPTASNGSEPRNFFQDVHEVVRLIPPGRVSTYGTIAHYLGARHGARTVGYAMLAAHTAEQYVPAHRVVNRLGHLTGRLHYTSPTAMQEALEAEGVRVEEDRVLDFAKLFWDPAVELA; encoded by the coding sequence ATGAAGCCAACTGCCTCCAACGGTTCCGAGCCGCGCAATTTTTTTCAGGATGTACACGAAGTAGTGCGCCTTATTCCGCCGGGCCGTGTGAGCACCTACGGCACCATAGCCCACTACCTGGGGGCCCGCCACGGCGCGCGCACCGTGGGCTACGCCATGCTGGCCGCCCACACCGCCGAGCAATACGTGCCAGCCCACCGCGTGGTCAACCGCCTGGGCCACCTCACCGGGCGGCTCCACTACACCAGCCCTACCGCCATGCAGGAAGCCCTGGAAGCTGAAGGCGTGCGCGTGGAAGAAGACCGGGTGCTGGACTTCGCCAAGCTGTTCTGGGACCCGGCCGTGGAGCTGGCATAG
- a CDS encoding efflux RND transporter periplasmic adaptor subunit: MPLENTTVAPAPTWDITTTPGPTAAPPSDPTPETPPSKGRGWLGWLIAALVIGALVFIKMKYFPNNAAGDKKGGAAGGPGVGGKGGPGGAGGKGGQRLAVQVYVVQATSLADEVAATGSVLADESVIIKSELSGKITSLNIKEGQAVSKGQLLFSINADEAQAAIRKQEYNIKLFRDQERRQRTLLDKEYISAQEYEQSNNQLLTAQADLQALRATLAKAYVRAPFSGILGLTTATVGTYVSPGTEITTLSRVRPVKIDFAVPGRFAANVRVGDVVTVVDETTNKNYDAKVYAIDPQIDPVSRTQPVRARYANTNNELRPGAFVRVNLKLGETNTALQIPTESVVPEASGYSVYTVKGGKMVPKNVKIGIRSDKVIQITDGLAVGDSVIRTGILQVKPGDRVKATK; encoded by the coding sequence ATGCCCCTCGAAAACACCACCGTTGCACCTGCTCCTACCTGGGATATCACCACTACACCTGGGCCCACTGCCGCACCTCCCTCCGACCCCACGCCCGAAACCCCTCCCTCTAAGGGCCGGGGCTGGTTAGGCTGGCTGATTGCGGCCCTAGTAATTGGCGCGTTGGTTTTTATTAAGATGAAGTACTTCCCCAACAACGCGGCCGGCGATAAGAAAGGTGGCGCGGCCGGGGGCCCCGGGGTCGGAGGCAAAGGCGGCCCAGGCGGGGCCGGCGGCAAAGGCGGGCAGCGCCTGGCCGTGCAGGTATACGTGGTGCAAGCCACCAGCCTGGCCGACGAAGTAGCCGCCACGGGCTCGGTTTTGGCCGATGAGTCGGTCATTATCAAAAGCGAGCTGTCGGGCAAAATCACCAGCCTCAACATCAAGGAAGGCCAGGCCGTGAGCAAGGGCCAGCTGCTGTTCAGCATCAACGCCGACGAAGCGCAGGCCGCTATTCGCAAGCAGGAGTACAACATCAAGCTCTTCCGCGACCAGGAGCGCCGCCAGCGCACGCTGCTGGACAAGGAGTACATCAGTGCCCAGGAGTACGAGCAGTCAAACAACCAGCTGCTCACGGCCCAGGCCGACCTGCAGGCCCTGCGCGCCACCCTGGCCAAGGCCTACGTGCGGGCGCCCTTCTCCGGCATTCTGGGCCTGACCACGGCCACCGTGGGCACCTACGTGAGCCCCGGCACCGAAATCACCACCCTGTCGCGCGTGCGGCCGGTGAAGATTGACTTTGCCGTGCCCGGCCGCTTTGCTGCCAATGTGCGCGTGGGCGACGTGGTGACCGTAGTAGACGAAACGACTAATAAGAATTATGACGCCAAGGTCTACGCCATCGACCCACAGATTGACCCTGTGAGCCGCACCCAGCCCGTGCGCGCCCGCTACGCCAATACCAACAACGAGCTACGCCCCGGCGCCTTTGTGCGGGTGAACCTTAAGCTCGGCGAAACGAACACGGCGCTGCAAATCCCCACCGAATCGGTGGTACCGGAAGCCAGCGGCTACAGCGTGTACACCGTGAAAGGGGGCAAAATGGTGCCCAAGAACGTTAAAATCGGTATTCGCTCCGACAAGGTGATTCAAATCACCGATGGCCTGGCCGTGGGCGATTCCGTGATTCGCACCGGTATTCTGCAGGTGAAGCCCGGCGACCGGGTGAAGGCTACAAAATAA